A window of the Planktothrix tepida PCC 9214 genome harbors these coding sequences:
- a CDS encoding DUF1349 domain-containing protein: protein MKWHNEPPVWNEQQQTLTVTSGEKTDFWRKTHYGFIRDTGHFYYEEVTGDFVAVVKITGQYEVLYDQAGLMIRENDTTWLKCGIEFVEGVQYASTVVTREFSDWSVVQLPHNPTSLWLELERKGGTVQVKYSLDGEDYTMMRLAYLTEAETVQVGPMFASPEREGFQATFEDFQIKPL from the coding sequence ATGAAATGGCACAATGAGCCGCCGGTTTGGAATGAACAACAACAGACATTAACGGTGACTTCTGGAGAGAAAACCGACTTTTGGCGTAAAACCCACTATGGATTTATTCGGGATACGGGACACTTTTACTATGAGGAAGTCACAGGGGATTTTGTCGCCGTTGTGAAAATCACTGGACAGTATGAAGTGTTGTATGATCAAGCCGGACTGATGATCCGCGAGAATGACACAACTTGGCTGAAGTGCGGAATTGAATTTGTTGAGGGGGTGCAATATGCCAGTACCGTTGTGACACGGGAGTTTTCCGACTGGTCTGTCGTTCAGTTACCCCATAACCCGACTTCATTATGGCTGGAGTTAGAACGCAAAGGTGGCACCGTACAGGTGAAATATTCCCTGGATGGTGAAGACTACACGATGATGCGGTTGGCGTATCTGACGGAAGCTGAGACGGTGCAAGTTGGCCCCATGTTTGCTTCGCCAGAACGGGAAGGGTTTCAAGCAACGTTTGAGGACTTCCAAATTAAGCCTCTCTAG